The Bubalus kerabau isolate K-KA32 ecotype Philippines breed swamp buffalo chromosome X, PCC_UOA_SB_1v2, whole genome shotgun sequence genome has a segment encoding these proteins:
- the ASB9 gene encoding ankyrin repeat and SOCS box protein 9 isoform X1 → MDGERPGRNGSKPPDMRLFSNPLMGDFVSDWSPVHEAAIHGRLLSLRSLINQGWPVNLITADRVSPLHEACLGGHPSCAKILLRHGANVNSVTVDWHTPLFNACVSGSHECVNLLLQYGASPHPENDLASPIHEAAKRGHMQCIESLVAHGGDIDQNIHHLGTPLYMACENLQVACAKKLLESGVNVNQGRGLDSPLHAVARASSGELVSLLLDFGADTEARDAEGKRPLELVPPESPLSQLLKREGPSTLMQLCRLRIRKCFGIRQHHKITELNLPEELKRFLLHN, encoded by the exons ATGGATGGTGAACGACCAGGCAGAAACGGCAGCAAGCCCCCGGACATGAGGCTCTTTTCCAACCCATTGATGGGGG ATTTTGTATCTGATTGGTCTCCTGTGCATGAAGCAGCCATTCATGGACGTCTGCTGTCTTTGAGGAGCCTCATCAACCAG GGGTGGCCGGTGAACCTCATCACTGCAGATCGTGTGTCTCCACTCCACGAAGCCTGTCTTGGAGGTCATCCCTCCTGTGCAAAAATATTACTGAGACATGGAGCTAAT GTGAACAGCGTCACTGTAGACTGGCACACTCCGTTGTTTAATGCTTGTGTCAGCGGCAGCCACGAGTGTGTGAATTTGCTTCTGCAATATGGAGCCAGTCCCCACCCGGAGAATGACCTGGCATCCCCCATCCACGAAGCTGCTAAGAGAG GACACATGCAGTGCATCGAGTCTCTTGTGGCTCATGGGGGCGACATTGACCAAAACATCCACCACCTGGGAACACCGCTATATATGGCTTGTGAAAACCTGCAGGTGGCCTGTGCCAAGAAACTTCTGGAGTCAG GAGTGAATGTGAACCAGGGCCGGGGGCTGGACTCCCCTCTTCATGCAGTGGCCAGGGCATCCAGCGGGGAGCTGGTCAGCCTGCTCCTGGACTTTGGAGCAGACACCgaggccagggatgctgaagGCAAACGACCCTTGGAACTGGTGCCTCCAGAGAGCCCCCTGAGCCAGCTCTTGAAGAGAGAAG GGCCCTCTACTTTGATGCAGTTATGCCGCCTTAGAATTCGGAAGTGCTTTGGGATCAGGCAGCATCATAAGATCACTGAGCTCAACCTCCCTGAGGAGCTGAAACGGTTTCTCCTCCACAATTAA
- the ASB9 gene encoding ankyrin repeat and SOCS box protein 9 isoform X2 — protein sequence MDGERPGRNGSKPPDMRLFSNPLMGDFVSDWSPVHEAAIHGRLLSLRSLINQGWPVNLITADRVSPLHEACLGGHPSCAKILLRHGANVNSVTVDWHTPLFNACVSGSHECVNLLLQYGASPHPENDLASPIHEAAKRGKSSLVAHGGDIDQNIHHLGTPLYMACENLQVACAKKLLESGVNVNQGRGLDSPLHAVARASSGELVSLLLDFGADTEARDAEGKRPLELVPPESPLSQLLKREGASPLPESKP from the exons ATGGATGGTGAACGACCAGGCAGAAACGGCAGCAAGCCCCCGGACATGAGGCTCTTTTCCAACCCATTGATGGGGG ATTTTGTATCTGATTGGTCTCCTGTGCATGAAGCAGCCATTCATGGACGTCTGCTGTCTTTGAGGAGCCTCATCAACCAG GGGTGGCCGGTGAACCTCATCACTGCAGATCGTGTGTCTCCACTCCACGAAGCCTGTCTTGGAGGTCATCCCTCCTGTGCAAAAATATTACTGAGACATGGAGCTAAT GTGAACAGCGTCACTGTAGACTGGCACACTCCGTTGTTTAATGCTTGTGTCAGCGGCAGCCACGAGTGTGTGAATTTGCTTCTGCAATATGGAGCCAGTCCCCACCCGGAGAATGACCTGGCATCCCCCATCCACGAAGCTGCTAAGAGAGGTAAATCT TCTCTTGTGGCTCATGGGGGCGACATTGACCAAAACATCCACCACCTGGGAACACCGCTATATATGGCTTGTGAAAACCTGCAGGTGGCCTGTGCCAAGAAACTTCTGGAGTCAG GAGTGAATGTGAACCAGGGCCGGGGGCTGGACTCCCCTCTTCATGCAGTGGCCAGGGCATCCAGCGGGGAGCTGGTCAGCCTGCTCCTGGACTTTGGAGCAGACACCgaggccagggatgctgaagGCAAACGACCCTTGGAACTGGTGCCTCCAGAGAGCCCCCTGAGCCAGCTCTTGAAGAGAGAAGGTGCTTCTCCTTTGCCTGAATCTAAGCCTTAA